Part of the Chitinophagales bacterium genome is shown below.
CACCTTAAGCCTTTCCTCTTTCTGGTCAGGTGCCCCAAATACTTCCTTTTTTTCTGATCCGCGACTGCTTTATGATCCAATAAATAATAAATGGCTCACCTGCATCATTGGCCAGCTGACAAGCAATAACCACTATGCTTTTTACATTGCCGTATCTCAAACAGATGATCCAACCGGAACATGGTTTGAATACGTGCTGGATACAGGGTCAGGAAGTGATCTTCCTGATTATCCTTCTATGGGTTTTAATACCAATTGGGTGGTAATTACCGATGATAACTTCTCGGGTGGATTTAGCTGGAATAAAGAAGATATCTGGGTCATGAACCGTGCAAGCTTGTACAGTGGAACATTAGGTACTGCGTCCCGTTTTACCGATAATACCCACATCCAGGTAATCTTTCCGGCTGCCACGCTGGATGCGAGCCAAACCACGGAATACCTGATCAGCGATGCAACGAACAGCAACTCCGGAGGTTTTGGATATGTAAAGGTTGCAAACATAACCGGCAGTGTTGGCTCGCCTGTTTATAACACCGGTGTTACTATTGGCACAAATCATCCCTGGAGCAATTCAGCGATTGATGTAAAGCAAAAAGGAAGCACCAAGCTTATTGAATCAGATGACCAGCGCTTCATCAGCTGCATCTATCGCAATGGTTCTTTGTGGGGTTCCCACCATGTGTATCTTCCTGCTACTAATCCTACGCACAGTGCAGCTGATATGTGGCAGATTGATCCGGCACGCAATACAGTGCAGCAATTTATCCGTGTGGAAGATGCTACCGGAAATACCAATTATTATTATCCCTCTATGGCGGTAAATTCCAATAACGATGTGCTGATGGGCTATACGCTTTCAGGAACCAATGATTATGCGAGTGGAGGCTATTCTTTCAGAGCCGGGACTGATGCAGCAAATACCATTCAATCTAACTTCACCTTTAAGGCAGGTTTGGCTTCATACTTTAAAGATTTTGGATCAGGCAGAAACCGCTGGGGAGATTATTCCATGACCTCTGTAGATCCTGTTGACGGAAGCTTCTGGACATTAGTGGAATGGGCACAGACCGGAAACAACTGGGGAACCGTTTGGGCTAATGTTGCCGGAGGTGGCGGAACATCCTGCACCGATAATTTTGAACCGAACAATTCGAAGGGTGCTGCAGCTCCAATTTCGGTGAATACCGATATCACGGCCTTAATCAGCTCTTCAACAGATAAAGACTTTTATAGCTTTGCTAATAGCGTAAGTCAGCCTAACATTCAGGTTACGCTTTCATCGCTGCCAGCGAATTACAATTTATTTCTTTTTAATCCCAGCGGCACGCAGGTAGCTTCGTCAAAAAATAGCGGAACAGCTAATGAAAAGATTATTTTTAATA
Proteins encoded:
- a CDS encoding T9SS type A sorting domain-containing protein, which produces MKKFYVYAAGITLSLFSFAHKTWAQQQPVPFSIINSGTINFSELAQQELKNPPAVVFRNRENEPENVVTSSSIAPIPADAVETTIALPNQAAPVAPSPAPVITFNGLLDNNTLIPPDVMGVAGSNHVMETINTQYRISTKTGGIVSTLSLSSFWSGAPNTSFFSDPRLLYDPINNKWLTCIIGQLTSNNHYAFYIAVSQTDDPTGTWFEYVLDTGSGSDLPDYPSMGFNTNWVVITDDNFSGGFSWNKEDIWVMNRASLYSGTLGTASRFTDNTHIQVIFPAATLDASQTTEYLISDATNSNSGGFGYVKVANITGSVGSPVYNTGVTIGTNHPWSNSAIDVKQKGSTKLIESDDQRFISCIYRNGSLWGSHHVYLPATNPTHSAADMWQIDPARNTVQQFIRVEDATGNTNYYYPSMAVNSNNDVLMGYTLSGTNDYASGGYSFRAGTDAANTIQSNFTFKAGLASYFKDFGSGRNRWGDYSMTSVDPVDGSFWTLVEWAQTGNNWGTVWANVAGGGGTSCTDNFEPNNSKGAAAPISVNTDITALISSSTDKDFYSFANSVSQPNIQVTLSSLPANYNLFLFNPSGTQVASSKNSGTANEKIIFNTSVAGTYKIKVVGVSGAFNSSSCYTLNASISSTPFRLTDIASGNTLDSKMISIYPNPTTGNMTIDFSALKSGQAQLIMYDMLGKQVYMQNANVFEGINHFTIQPDQLTYGLYMIEVKCNGTSEHSRVMIQK